The Pangasianodon hypophthalmus isolate fPanHyp1 chromosome 5, fPanHyp1.pri, whole genome shotgun sequence genome includes a window with the following:
- the LOC117597362 gene encoding histone H1-like, which produces MSAFKTSPPAAGREVPVLHSATALAAGGYDVEKNNSRVKLAVKSLVTKGTLVQTKGTGASGSFKLNKKQTEAKKPAKKAAPKPKKAAAKKPAAAKKPKKVAAKKPAAAAKKSPKKAKKPAAAAKKATKSPKKAKKPATPKKAAKSPKKAKAVKPKTAKPKAAKAKKAAPKKK; this is translated from the coding sequence ATGTCTGCTTTTAAGACCAGCCCCCCGGCCGCGGGGAGGGAGGTTCCTGTGTTACACAGCGCCACAGCTTTGGCTGCCGGCGGATACGATGTGGAGAAGAACAACTCCCGCGTCAAGCTCGCCGTCAAGAGCCTCGTGACAAAGGGCACTCTGGTGCAGACCAAAGGGACCGGCGCGTCTGGCTCTTTCAAGCTGAACAAGAAGCAGACCGAAGCCAAGAAGCCCGCAAAGAAAGCCGCGCCCAAACCCAAGAAGGCGGCAGCCAAGAAGCccgccgcggctaagaagcccaagAAGGTAGCGGCCAAGAaacccgccgccgccgccaagaaGTCTCCTAAGAAGGCGAAGAagcccgccgccgccgccaagaaAGCCACCAAGAGCCCCAAGAAGGCGAAGAAGCCGGCGACCCCTAAAAAGGCAGCCAAGAGCCCCAAGAAGGCAAAGGCTGTGAAGCCCAAGACAGCAAAGCCCAAAGCGGCAAAGGCGAAAAAGGCAGCccccaaaaagaaataa